A region of Deinococcus rubellus DNA encodes the following proteins:
- a CDS encoding GGDEF domain-containing protein — MNADLPTPTRGNLTLRRTYWLTLLVLGVLSIASNVLLSMQVEATSATAALVNTAGRQRMLAVRIAADAEHAAATHDPHSLSDLRASLATLEANHARLSDAASGLYTSGFAPDVRRFYAAQVNPRVAAFTAAGRRILETPPEQLSPQQPDVAFLTLQARGPLLVALDRAVALDEHRSDQVIARVQRLSWLRVGAVVTLLLTLGLGVFRPLERRNRELLSRLAAEHAAASQQASYAQALLRISELSDTDLPPEQVAHELTATVARTLGLDWAALGLLSGNGSQLAGVYAHPALPAALMAQLNHTPRPGEGMIWDVARGGQPVYVDDYAHLGNARPALVDAGLSGAAWVPLGTFEGVQYLLCGARLGPRPWQAADRNLLEAAARTVTVALHRRLYLHELQAAALSDALTGLGNRRAFERDLKVGQAQASRQGQTLAVMMLDLDGLKQVNDIQGHERGDALLRGFGHLLAQAFRHSDQVYRLGGDEFAVLLPAAAPEHARELLERAARVAEPLHAQGFPGAGASAGLAISPLDGGDAATLVRLADERMYASKRERKAAQCAQPVTAGERRGSPN, encoded by the coding sequence GTGAACGCCGACTTGCCGACCCCGACGCGGGGCAACCTGACGCTGCGCCGCACCTACTGGCTGACTTTGCTGGTGCTGGGCGTGCTGAGTATTGCCTCCAACGTCTTGCTGTCCATGCAGGTAGAAGCCACGTCGGCGACGGCAGCGCTGGTCAACACCGCCGGACGCCAGCGCATGCTCGCTGTGCGGATCGCGGCGGACGCCGAGCACGCCGCCGCCACCCACGACCCCCACAGCCTGAGCGACCTGCGGGCGTCCCTGGCGACTTTGGAGGCCAATCACGCCCGGCTGTCCGACGCTGCCTCGGGCCTCTACACCTCCGGCTTCGCACCGGACGTACGGCGCTTCTATGCCGCCCAGGTCAACCCGCGCGTCGCAGCCTTTACTGCCGCCGGGCGGCGGATTCTGGAGACGCCGCCCGAGCAGCTCAGCCCCCAGCAGCCAGACGTGGCGTTCCTGACCCTTCAGGCGCGCGGACCGCTGCTGGTGGCACTGGACCGGGCCGTGGCGCTGGACGAGCACCGCAGCGACCAGGTGATCGCACGTGTCCAGCGGCTCTCGTGGCTGCGCGTGGGGGCGGTGGTCACGCTGCTGCTGACACTGGGTCTGGGCGTCTTTCGCCCGCTGGAGCGGCGCAACCGCGAACTGCTCAGCCGCCTGGCTGCCGAGCACGCCGCCGCGTCGCAGCAGGCCAGCTACGCCCAGGCCCTCCTGCGGATTTCGGAGTTGAGTGACACCGATCTGCCGCCCGAGCAGGTGGCCCACGAACTCACGGCCACTGTGGCGCGCACGCTGGGGCTGGACTGGGCCGCGCTGGGCCTCCTGAGCGGGAACGGCAGCCAGCTCGCCGGGGTCTACGCCCATCCAGCGCTGCCTGCGGCCCTTATGGCGCAGCTCAACCACACGCCGCGTCCGGGCGAGGGCATGATCTGGGACGTGGCGCGCGGCGGCCAGCCTGTCTACGTGGACGACTACGCTCACCTGGGCAACGCCCGGCCAGCGCTGGTGGATGCTGGGCTGAGCGGCGCGGCCTGGGTGCCACTGGGCACCTTTGAGGGTGTTCAGTACCTGCTGTGCGGCGCGCGACTGGGTCCCCGGCCCTGGCAGGCCGCCGACCGGAACCTGCTGGAAGCGGCGGCCCGCACCGTCACGGTGGCGCTGCACCGGCGGCTGTACCTGCACGAGCTGCAAGCGGCGGCGCTGAGTGATGCCCTGACGGGGCTGGGCAACCGGCGGGCCTTCGAGCGGGACCTGAAGGTCGGGCAGGCGCAGGCCAGTCGTCAGGGGCAGACGCTGGCGGTGATGATGCTCGACCTCGACGGCCTCAAGCAAGTCAATGATATTCAGGGACACGAGCGCGGCGACGCTTTGCTGCGCGGCTTCGGCCACCTGCTCGCCCAAGCATTCCGGCACAGTGATCAGGTGTACCGCCTGGGAGGTGACGAGTTCGCGGTCCTGCTGCCCGCCGCCGCACCTGAGCATGCCAGAGAGCTGCTGGAGCGGGCCGCGCGGGTGGCTGAGCCGCTGCACGCCCAGGGATTCCCCGGCGCGGGGGCAAGCGCGGGGCTGGCCATCTCTCCACTGGACGGTGGGGACGCGGCGACGCTGGTCCGGCTGGCAGATGAGCGGATGTACGCCAGCAAGCGCGAGCGCAAGGCCGCGCAGTGTGCCCAGCCCGTGACCGCCGGGGAACGCAGGGGATCGCCCAACTGA
- the argJ gene encoding bifunctional glutamate N-acetyltransferase/amino-acid acetyltransferase ArgJ, whose protein sequence is MTTLLPTGFQAAALAAGIKPSGKTDLTAVVSSSPCVWAFAGTRSAAAAACVGRARQLYDAGLPLRAVLVNSGVANAATGSGGAADNIEMGELLAGSLDTTPESVLTASTGIIGHRLPMEKVRAGVPRLAGEVQGSVDLHAQAIMTTDTRPKIAERTLSGGQRLVGVAKGSGMIHPDMATMFSFVYSDAAIDQSALRAAFPAIVARTFNAVTVDGDTSTNDMTAVLCNAASGAADTAEFLQALEEVMRDLAREIARDGEGATTLLTVKVTGAGTEADALLAARTCAASPLLKSAVHGRDPNWGRVIMALGRSGARLNLDNLRVSVQGVPVFHEGPLKYDAGQVSKAMNTDEVVFEIDLAVGSEKGEAWGCDLSAEYVRINADYTT, encoded by the coding sequence ATGACCACGCTCCTTCCCACCGGTTTTCAGGCGGCGGCTCTGGCTGCCGGAATCAAGCCCAGCGGCAAGACCGATCTCACCGCCGTCGTGTCGAGTTCGCCCTGCGTGTGGGCCTTTGCGGGCACCCGCAGCGCTGCCGCTGCCGCTTGCGTGGGCCGCGCCCGGCAGCTCTACGACGCGGGGTTGCCGCTCAGGGCTGTGCTGGTCAATTCGGGCGTGGCCAATGCAGCCACCGGGTCGGGCGGCGCGGCAGACAACATCGAGATGGGCGAGTTGCTGGCCGGGTCACTGGACACCACCCCAGAGAGTGTCCTGACCGCCTCCACCGGCATCATCGGCCACCGCCTGCCGATGGAGAAGGTCCGGGCCGGGGTGCCGCGTCTGGCGGGCGAGGTGCAGGGCAGTGTGGACCTTCACGCCCAGGCCATCATGACCACCGACACCCGTCCCAAGATCGCTGAGCGCACCCTCAGCGGCGGGCAGCGGCTGGTGGGCGTGGCGAAGGGCAGCGGCATGATTCACCCAGACATGGCGACCATGTTCTCGTTCGTCTACAGCGACGCAGCCATCGACCAGTCGGCGCTGCGGGCTGCTTTTCCCGCCATCGTGGCCCGCACCTTCAACGCGGTGACGGTGGACGGCGACACCTCCACCAACGACATGACGGCGGTGCTGTGCAACGCGGCGAGTGGGGCCGCCGACACTGCCGAGTTCTTGCAGGCCCTCGAAGAAGTGATGCGCGACCTGGCCCGCGAGATCGCCCGCGACGGCGAGGGCGCGACCACCCTGCTGACCGTGAAGGTGACTGGCGCGGGCACCGAGGCTGACGCGCTGCTGGCCGCCCGCACCTGCGCGGCCAGTCCGCTGCTCAAGAGTGCGGTGCATGGCCGCGATCCCAACTGGGGCCGGGTGATCATGGCGCTGGGCCGTAGTGGAGCCAGACTCAACCTGGACAACCTGCGGGTGAGCGTGCAGGGCGTGCCGGTCTTTCACGAAGGGCCGCTCAAGTACGATGCCGGACAGGTCTCAAAGGCCATGAACACCGACGAGGTCGTGTTCGAGATCGATCTGGCGGTGGGATCAGAGAAGGGCGAAGCCTGGGGCTGCGATCTCAGCGCCGAGTACGTGCGGATCAATGCCGACTACACGACCTGA
- the surE gene encoding 5'/3'-nucleotidase SurE — protein sequence MTSSPTSQPARKRVLVANDDGIFSPGIKVLALAIARIADVLVVAPDVEQSGVGHGITFRRPLRFKHTAAAGFGDIPAYRVDGTPADCVVLGSNLLGRPDMVVSGINLGANMGDDLTHSGTVAAAIEGVSLGVPSISLSQISNGGEYDFGPGAEYAAKLVEQVLRHGLPPRTFLNVNIPPVIKGARVTRLSDHRYEDTLVTRLDPEGREYHWVSGKPRAEYAGDTDFGAVEDGYVSVTPIRLELTARDLMDEVAGYLPQV from the coding sequence ATGACTTCCTCTCCTACTTCCCAACCCGCCCGCAAGCGTGTCCTGGTCGCCAACGACGACGGGATCTTCTCGCCCGGCATCAAGGTGCTGGCGCTGGCGATTGCCCGCATCGCCGACGTGCTGGTCGTCGCTCCCGATGTGGAGCAGAGCGGTGTCGGTCACGGCATTACCTTTCGCCGCCCGCTGAGGTTCAAGCACACGGCGGCGGCGGGCTTTGGCGACATTCCGGCCTACCGGGTGGACGGCACGCCCGCCGACTGCGTGGTGCTGGGCAGTAATTTGCTGGGCCGCCCCGACATGGTCGTCAGCGGTATCAATCTGGGGGCCAATATGGGCGACGACCTGACCCATTCCGGTACTGTCGCGGCGGCCATTGAGGGCGTGTCGCTGGGTGTACCGTCGATCTCGCTGAGCCAGATCAGCAACGGGGGAGAGTACGATTTCGGCCCCGGGGCCGAGTACGCTGCCAAGCTGGTCGAGCAGGTGCTCAGGCATGGTCTGCCGCCGCGCACCTTCCTGAACGTCAATATTCCGCCGGTGATCAAGGGTGCCCGCGTGACCCGGCTCTCCGATCACCGCTACGAGGACACCCTCGTGACCCGCCTCGACCCCGAGGGCCGCGAATACCACTGGGTTTCGGGCAAACCCCGCGCCGAGTACGCGGGCGATACCGACTTCGGTGCGGTGGAGGACGGCTACGTCAGCGTCACGCCGATTCGCCTGGAACTGACCGCCCGCGATTTGATGGACGAGGTCGCAGGGTATCTGCCGCAGGTTTAG
- a CDS encoding ROK family protein → MTTPHPQSSQDPQRVSIGVDVGGTKIAVGVLRGEHLLDRHVQPTPETGWPAVLDAVAAQIRLLQEVHPDALNIGIGVPGPLTADRLGVKFAPNIYGFTDVPLVEGLRERLGQTVVLENDAKAAALAEASLGAARGSSSSVYVTVSTGIGSGIVINGQIWRGFNGVAGELGHVTVLPGGPVSGAGLDGALEAVASGTAIARDASYALNREVSTAEAFALAQTGNPQARRVVEQAMKHIGVAIADIQKLLDPEVFVIGGGVAAVGDYFFEGVDKAAQEYGAAFAPVVIRRAQLAGDAGVIGAALSAFGG, encoded by the coding sequence ATGACCACACCACACCCTCAATCTTCTCAAGACCCGCAGCGCGTCAGCATCGGCGTGGACGTGGGCGGCACCAAGATCGCCGTGGGCGTGTTGCGCGGCGAGCATCTTCTCGACCGCCATGTGCAGCCCACCCCCGAAACCGGCTGGCCCGCCGTGCTCGACGCCGTCGCCGCCCAGATCCGACTGCTTCAGGAGGTGCACCCGGACGCCCTGAATATCGGTATCGGCGTGCCGGGACCCCTGACGGCAGACCGCCTGGGCGTCAAATTCGCGCCGAACATCTACGGCTTTACCGACGTGCCGCTGGTCGAGGGGCTGCGTGAGCGGCTTGGCCAGACGGTGGTGCTGGAAAACGACGCCAAGGCTGCCGCACTGGCTGAGGCCAGCCTGGGTGCGGCGCGGGGCAGCAGCAGCAGTGTGTATGTCACCGTTTCAACCGGCATCGGCAGCGGCATCGTCATCAATGGCCAGATCTGGCGCGGCTTCAACGGCGTGGCGGGCGAACTCGGCCACGTCACGGTGCTGCCGGGCGGCCCGGTCAGCGGTGCGGGTCTTGACGGCGCGCTCGAAGCTGTCGCCAGTGGCACTGCGATCGCCCGTGACGCCAGCTACGCCCTCAACCGCGAGGTGAGTACCGCCGAAGCCTTCGCCCTGGCCCAGACCGGCAATCCGCAAGCCAGACGGGTCGTCGAGCAGGCCATGAAGCACATCGGCGTGGCGATTGCCGACATCCAGAAACTTCTGGACCCGGAAGTGTTCGTCATCGGCGGCGGCGTGGCAGCGGTGGGCGACTACTTTTTCGAGGGTGTGGACAAAGCGGCCCAGGAATACGGCGCGGCCTTCGCCCCGGTGGTCATCCGCCGTGCCCAGCTTGCCGGAGACGCGGGCGTGATCGGCGCGGCGCTCTCGGCCTTCGGCGGGTAA
- a CDS encoding amino acid ABC transporter permease has translation MADLLEGFKTIFSGDYPLLLLQGLELTLAVSLSALLVSVVLGTLLGLLRFFRLPLLAPLGNAYVDIVRGIPLIVLLSVVYYGLPTLGLTLPSFPAAVLALGFYSAAYTSEIVRGGLNSVPTGQIEAGRSLGLSRTQAVRHVVLPQAWRVALPALGNEFISLILGSSLASAVTLQELFSQGRYITNATYRQFEVYAVLAVMYFVLTFILTRIVRWLERRFSRGEPLPERRVI, from the coding sequence ATGGCCGATCTCTTGGAAGGCTTCAAGACCATCTTCTCGGGTGACTACCCGCTGCTGCTGCTTCAGGGCCTCGAATTGACCTTGGCGGTCAGCCTCTCGGCGCTGCTGGTCAGCGTGGTGCTGGGCACGTTGCTGGGGCTGCTGCGCTTTTTCCGACTGCCGCTGCTGGCCCCGCTGGGCAATGCCTACGTGGACATCGTGCGCGGCATTCCGCTGATCGTGCTGCTGAGCGTGGTGTATTACGGTTTGCCCACCCTGGGCCTGACCCTGCCGAGCTTTCCGGCGGCCGTGCTGGCGCTGGGGTTCTATTCGGCGGCCTACACTTCCGAGATCGTGCGCGGCGGCCTGAACAGCGTGCCCACAGGCCAGATCGAGGCGGGCCGCAGCCTGGGCCTCAGCCGCACCCAGGCGGTGAGACATGTGGTCTTGCCGCAGGCGTGGCGGGTGGCCCTGCCTGCGCTGGGCAACGAGTTCATCTCGCTGATCCTGGGCAGCAGCCTGGCGAGTGCCGTTACCTTGCAAGAACTCTTCTCGCAGGGGCGCTACATCACCAACGCCACCTACCGCCAGTTCGAGGTCTACGCCGTGCTGGCCGTCATGTATTTTGTGCTGACCTTTATCCTCACCCGCATCGTGCGCTGGCTGGAGCGGCGCTTCTCACGCGGCGAGCCACTGCCGGAGCGGCGGGTCATCTGA
- a CDS encoding DinB family protein, giving the protein MANVWNFLFLNGEFAPRTYILEGMTLQQVGTRPTGASHSIYEELWHTAFWQRIVLERDEEAIKRWEEDDLFPPSPEPADEAAWQMLVNSFLASSERAVELAQDEVWLNTEAGADNPGFTWRNALEQLAVHNAYHLGKIVLLRQLLGCWTPRPKPNQPQ; this is encoded by the coding sequence ATGGCAAATGTCTGGAATTTTCTTTTTCTCAATGGTGAGTTTGCACCGCGCACCTATATCTTGGAAGGGATGACGCTTCAGCAGGTCGGAACACGTCCCACTGGAGCCTCACACAGCATCTATGAGGAGCTTTGGCATACCGCATTCTGGCAGCGAATCGTATTGGAGCGCGATGAAGAGGCCATCAAACGTTGGGAGGAAGATGATTTATTTCCCCCCAGCCCTGAACCCGCCGACGAGGCGGCCTGGCAAATGCTGGTCAATTCGTTTCTCGCCTCTTCAGAACGCGCCGTCGAGCTTGCTCAAGATGAGGTCTGGCTCAATACCGAGGCAGGAGCCGACAATCCTGGGTTCACCTGGAGAAATGCACTTGAGCAGCTCGCCGTTCACAACGCTTACCATTTGGGCAAAATCGTCCTGTTGCGGCAACTTTTAGGCTGCTGGACCCCGCGCCCCAAACCTAATCAGCCTCAATAA
- a CDS encoding AzlC family ABC transporter permease, with protein sequence MTVTAAAQASFSSGFRAIVPLWLGVAPFAVAYAVTARAGGLGLWEAQWMSLTVFAGASQFAAAGLFGQGAAPISIIATTAVLNVRHLLYGLSLAQKVPLTRTHRLLAAQFLTDEAYGISISAPGLNLAYLLGAELSLYIVWNVFTLLGSLIGSLVPDPASLGVGIVFPLAFLGLLIPQLSGRLPLAVAAFSGLLAWGLSRVLPGGVVVLATGVLGALAGAWLSTRWSKA encoded by the coding sequence ATGACTGTAACCGCCGCCGCCCAAGCCTCTTTTTCATCCGGATTCCGGGCCATTGTGCCGCTGTGGCTGGGCGTCGCGCCCTTTGCCGTCGCCTACGCCGTTACGGCCAGGGCGGGCGGCCTGGGCCTGTGGGAAGCGCAGTGGATGAGCCTGACCGTGTTTGCGGGCGCTTCGCAGTTCGCCGCCGCTGGCCTGTTCGGACAGGGAGCCGCGCCGATCAGCATCATCGCCACCACCGCCGTGCTGAACGTGCGCCACCTGCTCTACGGCCTCAGCCTGGCCCAGAAAGTGCCGCTGACCCGCACCCATCGCCTGCTCGCCGCCCAATTCCTGACTGACGAGGCATACGGCATCAGCATCAGCGCGCCGGGGCTGAACCTGGCTTACCTGCTCGGCGCGGAGCTGAGCCTCTATATCGTCTGGAACGTGTTTACCCTGCTGGGCAGCTTGATCGGCTCGCTGGTCCCCGATCCCGCGTCTCTGGGCGTCGGCATCGTGTTTCCGCTGGCCTTTCTGGGCCTGCTGATTCCGCAACTCAGCGGGCGACTTCCACTGGCGGTGGCAGCCTTCTCCGGCTTGCTGGCCTGGGGCCTGTCGCGCGTGCTGCCGGGCGGCGTGGTGGTGCTGGCCACCGGCGTACTGGGCGCGCTGGCCGGGGCCTGGCTGAGTACGCGCTGGAGCAAGGCGTGA
- a CDS encoding AzlD domain-containing protein has protein sequence MTTFLTMLGMWAVTYAARLAGLSLGGVRLSPFWLAFLRFVPISVFAALIVPDIAASPDWSRKLLACAVAALLFWKTRTLAWGIVGGFAMYWLLRQVM, from the coding sequence GTGACCACCTTCCTCACCATGCTGGGCATGTGGGCGGTGACCTATGCCGCCAGGCTGGCGGGCCTGAGCCTCGGCGGGGTGCGCCTCTCACCGTTCTGGCTGGCTTTTTTGCGCTTCGTCCCCATCAGCGTCTTCGCCGCCCTGATCGTGCCAGACATCGCGGCAAGTCCCGACTGGTCCAGAAAACTGCTGGCCTGCGCGGTGGCCGCCCTCCTCTTCTGGAAAACCAGAACGCTGGCCTGGGGAATCGTGGGAGGATTTGCAATGTACTGGTTGCTGCGGCAGGTCATGTGA
- a CDS encoding DinB family protein codes for MTSNQSARSQNYTAAFQMHRAALQDLYAALPDDRGDFKAWEGGMSFVGLADHLSATSARLPAMLRSEKPAPAAAGSANMQEARQRLADSSQQTVQMLAEMGDGDFDRHVVAFGGREMPVGALMDFIVNHEAHHKGQAWLMARMLDVQPPFFVKLG; via the coding sequence ATGACCAGCAACCAGTCCGCCCGCAGCCAGAACTATACGGCCGCCTTCCAGATGCACCGCGCCGCTCTGCAAGACCTCTACGCGGCCCTCCCGGATGACCGGGGCGATTTCAAAGCCTGGGAGGGCGGGATGAGTTTTGTTGGGCTGGCTGATCATCTGTCGGCGACCTCAGCCCGGTTGCCCGCCATGCTGCGCAGTGAGAAGCCCGCGCCTGCCGCAGCGGGAAGCGCCAACATGCAGGAGGCTCGTCAGCGGCTGGCCGACAGCAGCCAGCAGACAGTGCAGATGCTGGCCGAGATGGGTGACGGGGACTTTGACCGGCACGTTGTGGCCTTTGGTGGGCGTGAGATGCCCGTCGGCGCATTGATGGATTTCATCGTCAACCATGAGGCCCACCACAAGGGGCAGGCCTGGCTGATGGCCCGGATGCTGGATGTTCAGCCGCCTTTCTTCGTCAAGCTGGGCTGA
- the mscL gene encoding large conductance mechanosensitive channel protein MscL, with protein sequence MVNGFQKFLLRGNLVDLAVGVLIGAAFGKVVDAFTSGLILPIIGIFGGVPDFSALTFSINGSVFKYGAFITAALSFILAAAVIYFFVIVPFNHLMDRFKRQEKPPVAEPSNEEKLLAEIRDALRQRPL encoded by the coding sequence ATGGTCAATGGATTTCAGAAGTTCCTGCTGCGTGGCAATTTGGTCGATCTGGCTGTCGGTGTGCTGATCGGCGCGGCTTTCGGTAAGGTTGTGGACGCGTTTACCAGCGGCCTGATCTTGCCGATCATCGGCATCTTTGGCGGTGTACCGGACTTTTCGGCCCTGACCTTTAGCATCAATGGGAGTGTTTTCAAGTACGGTGCATTTATTACGGCTGCACTGAGTTTCATCCTGGCTGCTGCGGTGATTTATTTCTTCGTGATCGTGCCGTTCAATCACCTGATGGACCGCTTCAAGCGCCAGGAAAAGCCCCCCGTGGCAGAACCCAGCAACGAGGAAAAACTGCTGGCTGAGATTCGGGACGCGCTGCGGCAGCGGCCCCTCTAA